One region of Macadamia integrifolia cultivar HAES 741 chromosome 11, SCU_Mint_v3, whole genome shotgun sequence genomic DNA includes:
- the LOC122093769 gene encoding uncharacterized protein LOC122093769 → MAMTPREHIEEIRKTKFSIGGESNPLTEDLHQAVKNLSAELYAKDVHFLMELIQNAEDNEYPEGVKASLEFIITSRDITATGAAATLLVFNNEKGFSPKNIDSLCSVGRSTKKGNRQRGYIGEKGIGFKSVFLITAQPCIFSNGYQIRFSEDPCPECNVGYIVPEWVEENPSLADIKQIYGSASASASASAFPATTIVLPLKCDKVGPVKQQLSCVHPEVLLFLSKIKRLSIREDNEDRRLNTVNAISISSETDFVMRKNIDAESYTLHLSSEENDDESERECRYHMWRQKFPVRLENRVERKEVEEWMITLAFPYGQRLNRGMNSPGVYAFLPTEMVTNFPFIIQADFILASSRETVRLDNQWNQGILDCVPSAFINAFITLVKTTESAPVSALARMFKFIPVGSSLYPKLNSVREKIKEKLVEENIVPCESYTDQKFFCKPSEVGRIVPAFWNILIKAKEQGVSLQNLSSHGLCVLNSAFDIKEYDDVLNFLGVQQMVGEWYVKCIRSSNLVMGVSEDVYMELLYFLSCNWGSCFCNTELKNIPLLKYVNQDGNVSLLSINAVTQRDGSRVRRSSEACQISWLINWNREFRCPGNQFFLPKGTQEALQIYPQRQALLEWLEYHVEILSVSTSDYASVLVKSLNGDRKLVIALAHFLHHSLSNKYLSEWEVCGYEIPMVDNYGCVTRQRSGVLVPANGSKWVRLIGTNPWRGENYVELGEEYLEAGHFAGVYTSEQQLMIFMKTYAGASDIPDLCPPNAVFPTVSAPLTKENTFLLLDWIRTMKRKGMKMEGKFLRCIKEGSWLRIFLGCSPGYRPPSQSFLLTPEWGNLLQNGYVLVDIPLIDQRFYDDRISAYMEELKTLGVMSEFGEACQFIGKHLMSLAASSNLTRSNVLSMLNFIRFLRRKFLPTEDFIMNIKEGRWLRTSHGVRSPVGSILFDSEWKHASQISDLPFIDQDYYGEEIPKFREELQLLGVIVGFNQNYKLVADYFRLPASLTSFTPDTILFILECIRCSRSSGKVVQVLKDKKWLKTSLGYKSPGECFLHSPEWGCLLQVFSGFPVIAENFYGSTIFSYKNELKEAGVVVDFEVAANAFACYFKKHASSATKENVLSFLSCFRQLKGAQLRFPADFSKCIREEKWLRTCLGNRSPQESILFGPDWLSISPIATLPFLKDDYNNHGKGIQEYKTELKALGVVIEFKEGAKFVTAGIRIPSNPANLTPMNVASLLDCVRNLMHEKSDPLPAEFLKRINTRWLKTHMGYQSPEKCLLFDREWASFLQPEDGPFIDEEFYGFSMILYKKELSAIGVTLDIKNVCTLLASHLEFHSQLNIIARIYQYLMKFNWEPDNKAARWIWIPNGCNKGEWVSPEECILYDRDNLFGAQLNILSRYYEKKLLGFFSMALGVRHNPSIDDYYKLWKEWENSGHQLPESDCCAFWINVAKNWTQKTQKLLADNLLKVPVKTGTGGILLSNKQDVFIPDDLQLKDMFQKASLHPLFVWCPQRSLETLPRSKLLEMYSNVGVRTMSESIEKDESSIPDSIEFKNVNPRDILIREGLLRLILGFLADPSLKMDVERRHQTIKYLLDLSVFKTAKSITVSYMLPLSSGKNVNVEVSQLIRWERASSRLFIQKTYTPSGHKANIEFATYFSKVISEGLLWEKEDQISGLSELIKLGFLLEFEEEAIKFLMKTKNMQLLLEDEEFLASVLTSN, encoded by the coding sequence GAATTGGGTTCAAAAGTGTATTTCTGATAACGGCTCAGCCTTGCATTTTCAGTAATGGGTATCAGATAAGGTTCAGTGAAGATCCATGTCCAGAATGCAATGTTGGATACATTGTACCAGAATGGGTAGAGGAGAATCCTTCTCTTGCTGACATAAAACAGATATATGGTTCTGCTAGCGCTAGTGCTAGTGCTAGTGCTTTTCCAGCCACAACAATAGTCTTACCTTTGAAATGTGATAAGGTGGGACCTGTTAAGCAACAGCTATCCTGCGTGCATCCTGAAGTTCTGTTATTTCTTTCTAAGATCAAGCGGCTTTCTATTAGGGAAGATAATGAGGATCGTAGACTCAATACAGTTAATGCGATCTCTATTTCAAGTGAGACTGATTTTGTTATGAGGAAGAACATTGATGCAGAGTCTTACACCCTTCATCTCTCATCTGAGGAAAATGATGATGAGAGTGAAAGAGAATGCAGGTACCACATGTGGAGGCAGAAGTTTCCTGTTAGGCTGGAAAATAGAGTGGAACGGAAGGAGGTTGAGGAATGGATGATTACACTAGCATTTCCATATGGACAGCGTCTTAATAGAGGGATGaactcacctggagtctacgcATTTCTTCCAACAGAAATGGTCACAAATTTTCCCTTCATAATCCAAGCTGATTTTATTCTAGCATCATCCAGGGAAACTGTTCGGTTGGACAACCAATGGAATCAGGGGATTCTGGACTGTGTGCCCTCTGCATTTATTAATGCTTTCATCACACTTGTGAAGACAACAGAATCTGCTCCAGTATCTGCATTGGCTCGTATGTTTAAGTTCATACCTGTTGGAAGCTCTTTGTATCCAAAGCTGAATTCCGTGAGGGAGAAGATCAAAGAGAAACTGGTTGAGGAAAACATTGTTCCATGTGAGTCATACACTGACCAGAAGTTCTTTTGTAAGCCCAGTGAAGTAGGTAGGATAGTGCCTGCTTTCTGGAATATCTTGATTAAAGCAAAGGAGCAGGGTGTGAGCTTGCAGAATCTGTCATCCCATGGATTGTGTGTTCTAAATTCAGCATTTGATATAAAGGAGTACGATGATGTTTTGAATTTCTTGGGAGTGCAACAAATGGTTGGCGAATGGTATGTGAAGTGCATCCGGAGTTCTAATCTAGTAATGGGAGTTTCGGAGGATGTTTATATGGAGCTTCTGTATTTTCTTAGTTGTAACTGGGGTTCCTGCTTCTGTAACACAGAGCTCAAGAACATACCTCTTCTGAAATATGTGAACCAAGATGGGAATGTATCTTTATTGAGTATCAATGCAGTGACTCAGAGGGATGGTTCTAGAGTACGTCGATCAAGTGAAGCTTGTCAGATTTCATGGTTGATCAATTGGAACCGGGAATTCAGATGTCCAGGAAATCAGTTCTTTTTGCCAAAAGGCACACAGGAGGCTCTGCAAATATATCCTCAGAGGCAAGCGTTATTGGAATGGCTCGAATATCATGTGGAAATTCTTTCTGTGAGTACTTCTGATTATGCCTCTGTTCTTGTTAAGTCTTTAAATGGTGACAGGAAGCTTGTCATTGCCTTAGCTCACTTCTTGCACCACTCGCTCTCTAATAAATATCTGTCTGAATGGGAAGTTTGTGGTTATGAAATACCCATGGTAGATAATTATGGATGTGTAACTAGACAGAGAAGTGGTGTTCTTGTCCCTGCAAATGGAAGCAAGTGGGTGAGATTGATTGGTACAAATCCATGGAGGGGAGAAAATTATGTTGAATTAGGAGAAGAATACTTGGAAGCTGGCCATTTTGCGGGTGTTTATACATCAGAGCAACAGCTTATGATATTCATGAAAACTTATGCTGGAGCTTCTGATATCCCAGATCTCTGTCCTCCCAATGCTGTATTTCCGACAGTATCTGCTCCCTTGACCAAGGAGAACACATTTTTGTTGTTGGACTGGATTAGAACCATGAAACGTAAGGGTATGAAAATGGAGGGAAAGTTCTTAAGATGTATAAAGGAAGGAAGTTGGCTGAGAATTTTTTTGGGCTGCAGTCCAGGCTACAGGCCTCCTTCACAATCTTTCCTATTGACCCCAGAATGGGGAAATCTCTTGCAGAATGGGTATGTGCTAGTTGATATTCCCTTGATAGATCAAAGATTCTATGATGACAGAATCAGTGCATATATGGAGGAATTGAAGACTCTGGGAGTGATGTCTGAATTTGGAGAAGCATGCCAATTCATTGGGAAGCATCTCATGTCTCTGGCAGCATCATCAAATTTGACCAGAAGCAATGTGCTTTCAATGCTTAATTTCATTAGATTCTTGAGGAGGAAGTTTTTGCCTACTGAAGATTTTATCATGAATATAAAAGAAGGAAGATGGCTTAGGACTTCCCATGGAGTAAGGTCTCCTGTTGGATCCATTTTGTTTGATTCAGAATGGAAACATGCCTCACAAATTAGTGACCTCCCCTTCATTGATCAAGATTACTATGGTGAGGAAATCCCCAAATTCAGAGAGGAGCTTCAGTTGCTAGGTGTTATTGTTGGCTTCAACCAAAATTACAAGCTCGTGGCTGACTACTTCAGATTGCCAGCTTCATTAACTTCTTTTACACCTGATACTATACTTTTCATTTTGGAATGTATCCGGTGTTCAAGATCATCTGGGAAAGTTGTTCAAGTGttgaaagataaaaaatggTTGAAGACCAGTCTTGGCTACAAGTCTCCTGGTGAATGTTTCCTGCACAGTCCTGAATGGGGTTGCCTTCTGCAGGTTTTCAGTGGTTTCCCGGTGATTGCAGAAAATTTCTATGGAAGTACTATCTTCTCATACAAAAATGAGTTGAAGGAAGCAGGAGTGGTGGTGGATTTTGAGGTAGCAGCAAACGCATTTGCGTgctattttaaaaaacatgcaTCCTCTGCTACAAAGGAGAATGTACTCTCATTTCTTTCATGTTTCAGACAACTAAAAGGAGCACAGCTTCGATTTCCAGCAGATTTTAGTAAGTGCATCCGTGAGGAGAAATGGTTAAGAACTTGTCTTGGCAACAGGTCTCCTCAGGAGTCTATATTGTTTGGCCCAGATTGGCTTTCTATCTCTCCAATTGCAACACTTCCATTCCTCAAAGATGATTACAATAACCATGGCAAGGGCATCCAAGAATACAAAACTGAGCTCAAAGCCTTGGGAGTTGTGATTGAATTCAAGGAGGGAGCAAAGTTTGTGACAGCTGGCATTCGTATCCCCTCAAATCCAGCGAACTTAACTCCTATGAATGTGGCTTCATTGCTGGATTGCGTCAGAAATTTAATGCATGAAAAGAGTGATCCCTTGCCTGCAGAATTTTTGAAGAGAATTAATACAAGATGGTTGAAGACTCATATGGGTTACCAATCTCCAGAGAAATGTTTGCTGTTTGATAGAGAATGGGCTTCATTCTTACAGCCAGAAGATGGGCCATTCATTGATGAAGAATTTTATGGCTTCAGCATGATTTTGTACAAAAAAGAGCTCAGTGCAATTGGTGTCACTTTAGATATTAAAAATGTATGCACCTTGCTTGCTAGTCACCTTGAATTCCATTCTCAATTAAACATTATAGCTCGAATTTATCAGTACTTGATGAAATTCAACTGGGAGCCTGACAATAAAGCAGCTAGATGGATTTGGATTCCAAATGGATGTAACAAGGGAGAGTGGGTCAGCCCTGAAGAATGTATCCTTTATGACAGGGACAATCTCTTTGGTGCACAGTTGAATATTTTATCCAGGTATTATGAGAAGAAACTACTAGGCTTCTTTTCCATGGCTTTGGGAGTTAGACACAATCCTTCAATTGATGACTACTATAAGCTATGGAAGGAATGGGAAAATTCAGGACACCAATTACCAGAGTCTGATTGTTGTGCCTTCTGGATTAATGTCGCGAAGAATTGGACCCAAAAGACGCAGAAACTTCTTGCGGACAACTTACTGAAAGTTCCTGTGAAGACAGGCACAGGTGGAATTCTGTTGTCCAACAAACAAGATGTCTTCATCCCAGATGATCTGCAATTGAAGGATATGTTTCAGAAGGCTTCTCTTCATCCATTATTTGTCTGGTGTCCACAGAGAAGTTTGGAAACTCTTCCTCGCAGTAAGCTTCTTGAAATGTACAGTAATGTTGGGGTCCGGACTATGTCTGAATCCATAGAGAAGGATGAATCCTCCATACCAGATAGTATCGAATTCAAGAACGTCAATCCAAGAGACATACTCATCAGAGAAGGGCTGCTTAGACTCATACTTGGGTTTCTAGCCGACCCTTCGCTCAAAATGGATGTGGAAAGAAGGCATCAGACAATCAAGTATCTTCTTGATCTTTCTGTGTTCAAGACAGCAAAATCCATTACTGTGAGTTATATGTTACCACTCTCTTCTGGAAAGAATGTGAATGTGGAGGTAAGCCAACTGATTCGTTGGGAGAGAGCAAGTTCAAGGCTGTTCATACAGAAGACTTACACACCGTCTGGGCATAAAGCCAACATTGAATTTGCTACATATTTTTCCAAAGTGATATCTGAGGGACTGTTATGGGAAAAGGAAGATCAGATTTCTGGACTATCTGAGCTTATCAAGTTGGGTTTTCTGCTGGagtttgaagaagaagcaatcaAGTTCTTGATGAAGACCAAAAATATGCAACTTCTCTTGGAGGATGAGGAGTTCTTGGCATCAGTATTGACATCCAACTAG